In Deltaproteobacteria bacterium, the genomic stretch TGACTTTAGCGGTTCGCTTCTCTAGTCCCCGGCAGCGGACGGCGGCGCGTCGCTCGACCCGGCGCCACGCCAGCCACGGCGCACCAGCTTGCTCAGCTCGACCGCCGATACCGGCACGAATCCAAGTCCGAGCAGCGCCAGCACCTCGAGCGTGGTCATCGGCGCCAGCTCGAACCACGCGCGCGTCTGCGACCAGGCGTGCAGGCCCAGCTGCAGCCCGATCGACACCGCCACCACCACCACGAGCACGACGTTGCGCGACCAGCCCACCTCCCACAGCAGCTTGTCGCGGCTGCGGGCGGCGAAGGCACGCAACAACACGCCGAACACGAGGCTGGAGAACGCCAGCGTGCGCGCGAGCTCGACATCGCCGTGGTGCAGGCCCCACGCGAAGGCGCCGAGTCCGACGGCGGCGTGCATCCCCGCGACCCAGGCGATGTCCAACCACGCCTCGCGGCCCAGCAACGGCGATCGCGGGTCACGTGGCGGCCGCAACATCACGTCGTCGTCGGCCGGATCGATGGCCAGCGCGATGCCCGGCAGCGGCTCGCACATGATGTTGAGCCACAGCAGCTGCAGCGGCAGCAGCGGCAGCGGCCACCCGACGATCGCGGCGACCAGCATCATGACCAGCCCGGCGGCGTTGCCCGACAGCAGGTAGATCACGGTCTTGCGGATGTTGTCGTAGACCACGCGCCCCTCGCGGATCGCGGTCACGACCCCGCCCAGGTCGTCGTCGACCAGGACCATGTCGGCGGCCTCGCGCGTCACCTCCGTGGCGCCCTTGCCCATGGCGATGCCGATGTCGGCCTCGCGGATCGACGGCGCGTCGTTGACCCCGTCGCCGGTCATGGCCACCACCTCGCCGTGCTCGCGGAGCCGTCGGACGATCGCGGTCTTGTCGGCCGCGGTGCGCCGGGCGAACACCGTGTCCTCGACCCCGCGGCCGGCCTCGACGATGCCGAGCTCGCGCGCGATCGCCTCGGCCGTCAGCGCATGATCGCCGGTGATCATCACGACGTGGACGCCGGCCCGCTGGGCCGCGCGCACCGCCGCCAACGCCTCGGCTCGCGGCGCATCGGCGAGCCCGACCAGGCCCAGCATGGTCAAGCCGGCGTCGTCGTCCCCCTCGCCGGTCGCGACCGCGAGCACCCGCAGGCCCCGACCGGCCATGGCCTCGACCGCAGCCTCGAGCTCGGGCAGCACGCTCGCGCACGACGCCTGCACCGACTCGACCGCGCCCTTGACGTAGACCCGCCCATCGTCGCGCCACACCGCCATGCGCCGACGCTCGGTGTCGAACGGCATGGTGCGCACGCGCGGGCGCTCGCGTTCGATGTCGCCGCGACGAATGCCGCGCTCGGCGGCCGCTCGAAGGATGGCGATCTCGGTGGGGTCGCCGACGCCGCCGTCGTCGTCGAGCTCGGCGTCACAGCACGCCGCGGCCGCGAACAACAGCGCCTCGGCGTCGGGCCCCCGCTGCTCGCGCAGCGTCATCACGCCGGTGGTGAGCGTGCCGGTCTTGTCGGTGCAGATCGTGGTCGCGCAGCCGAGCGTCTCCACCGTCGACAGCCGTCGCACGAGCACGCGTCGCGCCGACAAGCGCCGCACGCCGACAGCCATCGCGACGGTGACCACCGCCGGTAGGCCCTCGGGCACCGCCGACACCGCGAGCGACACCGTCGTGAGCAGCACGTCGAACCACGGCAGTCCCCGCCACCAACCCAGCGCGCCGACCAGCGCGACCAGCACGACGGTTGCGTACAGCAGCACGCGGCCGAGCGCCGACAGCCGCTTCTGCAGCGGCGTCTCGCCCACCTCGGTCTGCGCGAGCAGGTGGGCGATCTTGCCCAGCTCGGTCGCCATCGCGGTCGCGATCACCTGCGCCCGTGCGGTGCCGGTCGCGACCGTCGTGCCCATGAACACGCGATCGGTGCGCTCGGCGATCGGTGCATCGTCGGCGATCGCGGTCGGCGACTTCTCGACCGGCTGGCTCTCGCCGGTCAGCACCGACTCCACCACCGACAGCGACGCAGCCTCGAGCACGCGCGCGTCGGCGGCCACGACGTCGCCGGGCTGCAGCAACAGGATGTCGTCGGGCACGATCTCGATCGCCGGGATCAACCGCCCGACGCCGTCGCGCAGCACCGAGGCCCGCGCGGCGGTCATCGAGCGCAGCGCCATGAGGGCCCGCTCCGCGCGCGACTCCTGCACGTAGCCGATCACGCCGTTGACCAGCACGATGAGGGTGATGGCGACGGCGTCGTCGTAGGCCCCGACCGCGACCGAGACCCCGGCGGCCGCGATGAGGATGAGCACCAGCGCGCTGGCGAACTGCGCGGCGAACATCCGCCAGCGTGGGGTCGCGGCCTGGCGCGTGATCTCGTTGGGGCCGACCCGCAGCAACGCGGCCCGGGCGGCGTCGGTGCTCAGCCCGCGGGCGACATCCGATCCGCCGCCTGCCACGGTGGCGGAGGCCAGCGTCGGACGGTCGTTCACGCTGCGCAGACTATCATCGCCAGGCGCCGAAGCGCCGCCGACTCAGTCGGACGCGCGGCTGCCATCGTGCTCGCTGCCGGCCGGGGGCGACTCGCCGCGATACTCCGCCAGGCGGTACTGGATCTTGCGCGGCGAGATCCCGAGAATCTCGGCGGCCTTGCTGGTGCTGCCGCGGACGTGCTCGAGGGTCTTGAGGATCGCGAACTTCTCGATGTCGGCCATCGACGAGCCCGGGATCGGCGGGGTCTCGTCGCCCATGCGCGCGTGGACCATGATGTCACGCGGCAGGTGTCGCGGCTCGATCTCGTGCCCCTGGCACAGGACCACGGCGCGCTCGATGCAGTTCTCGAGCTGGCGCACGTTGCCCGGCCAATCGGCGCTGAGCAGCACCCGGAGCGCGCGGTCCGAGAAGCCGCGGATGAGCTTGCGGCTCTTGCTCGCGTAGCGCTCGAGGAAGTGCATCGACAACGCCGGGATGTCCTCGCGGCGCTGGGCCAGCGGCGGCGTGCGCAGCGTGATGACGTTGAGCCGGTAGAAGAGGTCCTCGCGGAAGCGGCCCTCGCGGACCTCGCGATGCAGGTCGCGGTGGGTCGAGGCGATCACGCGCACGTCGACGCTGACGGGCGTGTCGGAGCCGACCGGCTCGAACTGCCGCTCCTGCAGCACGCGCAGCAGCTTGACCTGCGTCGACATCGGAATGTCGCCGACCTCGTCGAGCAGCAGGGTGCCACCGTCGGCCTTGAGGAAGCGGCCGTCGCGTCGCGCGGTCGCGCCGGTGAACGCGCCCTTCTCGTGGCCGAACAGCTCGCTCTCGAGCACGCCCTCGTTGAGGGCCGCACAGTGCACCGCCACGAACGGGGCTTGCTTGCGGCGGCTCCACGCGTGCAACGCCCGCGCGACCAGCTCCTTGCCGGTGCCGCTCTCGCCGAGGATCAGCACCGAAGCGTCGGAGTCGGCCACCTGCCGCACCAACCCCAGCAGCTCGCGCGACTGCTTCGACTGGCCGATCCACTCGAGCCCGGGCGCGATGCCCTCGCCGACCAGCGCGGTCTTCAGGCGCACGTTCTCGCGGCGCAGCTCGTAGCTCGCCAGCACCCGACGCACGACCACCAACAGCTCGGGAAAGTGCACCGGCTTGGTGAGGTAGTCGTCGGCACCCAGCTGCATGGCCGAGACCGCGTGCTCGACCGAGCCGTAGGCGGTCATCACGACCACCCCGGTGCCCTCGAAGCGCTCGCGCACCTTCTTCATCAGCTCGATGCCGTCCATGCCCGGCATCTTCACGTCGGTGACGATGAGATCGGGGGTCCAGTCGTCGAGCTGACCGAGTGCCTTGAAGCCGTCCGCCGCGCTGCGCACGACGAAGCCCTCTTCGCGCAGCAGTTCGACCAGCGCCGAGCGAGCCGCGGGCTCGTCATCGACCACCAGAATGCTCGCACCCTGCACGTTGGACTGCTCGGTCATGGTCCTGATCTCTCCCAGCGCCCGACGCATCGGGCAATCACGCTTGCCGGCAACTCTTGCGGCAGACCCCCCGCAACGCAACTATTGCGGAGACCGCACCACGAGCACGTTCGCCGGACACCGATGCACGATCTTGCTGGCGGTGGTGCCGAGCAGCCGCTCGAGCGTGCCGTAGCCGTGCGAGCCGATCACCACCAGCTCGGCAGCGATCTCCTTGGCGACGTCGCAGACCACGTCGGCGGGCTGACCCATGCGGACGTGCTTGGTGACCGCGAGGCCTTCGGCGTCCGCGAGCCGGCGGGTCAGGCCGCGCTCGGCCTCCTCGACCAGCGCGACGTCGAGCTGCGCCATCGACATGCTCCACACCGCGTCGGGCAGCCCGACTGGGATCGTCACCGCCCGACAGGCGTGCAACGTGGCGCCGAGCTTCTGCGCGAGGCTCACCGCGGTGCGAAAGACATCGGGCTCGCGCTGCGACCCGTCGAGGGCGACGAGGATGGTGCGGTACATCGCCTGCGACTATGGCAGTCGCCCGCGCCGGGCCAAGACGGGCGCGATGCGCAAAAAATGCGCCCTGGTCAGACCGCCGTTTGGACGATGCTGGCGGGCGTCGTGGCCCAGTTCCTCGAGGACATCCAGGCGTACATCGGCTTCGGCGAGGCGGACGGGGAGCGGCTGCGATCCCTGCACCCGATGCTGTCGCAGCACTTCGAGTCGATCGCCGATCACTTCTATGCCTGCATCCTGCGTCACGATGGCGCCCACTCGGCGATCACCGGCGGCGATGCCCAGGTCCAGCGGCTCAAGCGGACCCTCGTGGCGTGGATGGACTCGGGCCTGCGCGGGCCCTGGGACGAGGCGTTTTTCGAGCGCCGCGCTCGCATCGGTCGCAAGCACGTCGAGATCGGTCTGCCGCAGCAGTACATGGTCACCGCGATCGGCGTGATGCGGCAGGACTACCACGCGACCCTGCGAGAGGAGCTCGCAGAGGATCGCGCGGGACGCGAGGCGGCGATCGTCTCGATCGATCGGCTGCTCGACATCGAGCTGGCGATCATGCTGCAGACCTATCGCATCGACTCCGACGACGAGCTGCGTCGCAACGAGCGTCTGGCGACCATCGGCATGGTCGCGGCCAGCATCGGCCACGACCTGCGCAACCCGCTGGGTGTGATCGAGTCGTCCGCGTACATCCTGCGCCGCCTG encodes the following:
- a CDS encoding cation-translocating P-type ATPase yields the protein MNDRPTLASATVAGGGSDVARGLSTDAARAALLRVGPNEITRQAATPRWRMFAAQFASALVLILIAAAGVSVAVGAYDDAVAITLIVLVNGVIGYVQESRAERALMALRSMTAARASVLRDGVGRLIPAIEIVPDDILLLQPGDVVAADARVLEAASLSVVESVLTGESQPVEKSPTAIADDAPIAERTDRVFMGTTVATGTARAQVIATAMATELGKIAHLLAQTEVGETPLQKRLSALGRVLLYATVVLVALVGALGWWRGLPWFDVLLTTVSLAVSAVPEGLPAVVTVAMAVGVRRLSARRVLVRRLSTVETLGCATTICTDKTGTLTTGVMTLREQRGPDAEALLFAAAACCDAELDDDGGVGDPTEIAILRAAAERGIRRGDIERERPRVRTMPFDTERRRMAVWRDDGRVYVKGAVESVQASCASVLPELEAAVEAMAGRGLRVLAVATGEGDDDAGLTMLGLVGLADAPRAEALAAVRAAQRAGVHVVMITGDHALTAEAIARELGIVEAGRGVEDTVFARRTAADKTAIVRRLREHGEVVAMTGDGVNDAPSIREADIGIAMGKGATEVTREAADMVLVDDDLGGVVTAIREGRVVYDNIRKTVIYLLSGNAAGLVMMLVAAIVGWPLPLLPLQLLWLNIMCEPLPGIALAIDPADDDVMLRPPRDPRSPLLGREAWLDIAWVAGMHAAVGLGAFAWGLHHGDVELARTLAFSSLVFGVLLRAFAARSRDKLLWEVGWSRNVVLVVVVAVSIGLQLGLHAWSQTRAWFELAPMTTLEVLALLGLGFVPVSAVELSKLVRRGWRGAGSSDAPPSAAGD
- a CDS encoding sigma-54-dependent Fis family transcriptional regulator, whose translation is MTEQSNVQGASILVVDDEPAARSALVELLREEGFVVRSAADGFKALGQLDDWTPDLIVTDVKMPGMDGIELMKKVRERFEGTGVVVMTAYGSVEHAVSAMQLGADDYLTKPVHFPELLVVVRRVLASYELRRENVRLKTALVGEGIAPGLEWIGQSKQSRELLGLVRQVADSDASVLILGESGTGKELVARALHAWSRRKQAPFVAVHCAALNEGVLESELFGHEKGAFTGATARRDGRFLKADGGTLLLDEVGDIPMSTQVKLLRVLQERQFEPVGSDTPVSVDVRVIASTHRDLHREVREGRFREDLFYRLNVITLRTPPLAQRREDIPALSMHFLERYASKSRKLIRGFSDRALRVLLSADWPGNVRQLENCIERAVVLCQGHEIEPRHLPRDIMVHARMGDETPPIPGSSMADIEKFAILKTLEHVRGSTSKAAEILGISPRKIQYRLAEYRGESPPAGSEHDGSRASD
- a CDS encoding universal stress protein, producing the protein MYRTILVALDGSQREPDVFRTAVSLAQKLGATLHACRAVTIPVGLPDAVWSMSMAQLDVALVEEAERGLTRRLADAEGLAVTKHVRMGQPADVVCDVAKEIAAELVVIGSHGYGTLERLLGTTASKIVHRCPANVLVVRSPQ
- a CDS encoding histidine kinase, with translation MAQFLEDIQAYIGFGEADGERLRSLHPMLSQHFESIADHFYACILRHDGAHSAITGGDAQVQRLKRTLVAWMDSGLRGPWDEAFFERRARIGRKHVEIGLPQQYMVTAIGVMRQDYHATLREELAEDRAGREAAIVSIDRLLDIELAIMLQTYRIDSDDELRRNERLATIGMVAASIGHDLRNPLGVIESSAYILRRLVDDDRGQRHLDKIVNQVRSCNRIVTALLELAKSRPPRFAPVEAKTVVNNALAMMSTLDGIEVRVEVTPGLLLHADAGLLEQAIINLVVNAAHAIGRNRGAITIQIAPHDADFNAIVVQDDGPGFDPEVLPKVFEPLVTTRASGVGLGLALVRSVAERHRGRAQAENATGGGALVRLLLPSREAQIAPES